In a genomic window of Babylonia areolata isolate BAREFJ2019XMU chromosome 3, ASM4173473v1, whole genome shotgun sequence:
- the LOC143280421 gene encoding uncharacterized protein LOC143280421, translating into MIDFMTWSEIVDNLLQESSLKMAAIFDLGGVRLAASEGVSISEEEAQGLLHSLHVPCPGMFALFLGGAKVSCFRLDERTLIGRTSSEVVVAHRTDNVLICGYSTLEANSSCLGSIKDFALKLGMQPTCDGGVAPSSLM; encoded by the coding sequence ATGATAGACTTCATGACGTGGAGCGAGATCGTGGACAACCTCCTCCAGGAGAGCAGCCTCAAGATGGCCGCCATCTTTGATCTGGGCGGGGTGAGACTGGCAGCCAGTGAAGGCGTGTCGATCAGCGAGGAGGAGGCTCAGGGCCTGCTGCACAGCCTGCACGTGCCCTGCCCCGGCATGTTCGCGCTCTTCCTGGGCGGCGCCAAGGTGAGCTGCTTCCGGCTGGACGAGCGCACGTTGATCGGGAGGACAAGtagtgaggtggtggtggcacACCGGACGGACAACGTCCTCATCTGTGGCTACAGCACGTTGGAGGCCAACAGCTCCTGTCTAGGCAGCATCAAGGACTTCGCCCTGAAACTGGGCATGCAGCCCACGTGTGATGGGGGCGTGGCCCCCTCCAGCCTGATGTAG